One Nitrosomonas sp. PY1 DNA window includes the following coding sequences:
- a CDS encoding aconitate hydratase, whose amino-acid sequence MNHNLFNTLSELPNNKSSQLKYYSLPSLEKNGIGKISRLPVSIRIILESVLRNYDAKKITEAHVRQLANWQPNAVRTDEIPFVVSRIVLQDFTGVPLLVDLAAMRSAAVNLGKDPKLVEPLVPVDLVVDHSVQVDYYGTKTALSNNMEMEFSRNHERYQFIKWGMQAFDNFKVIPPGIGIVHQVNLEYLARGVHQKEGVVFPDTLVGTDSHTTMINGIGTVGWGVGGIEAEAGMLGQPIYFLTPDVIGVNLTGHLTEGVTATDLVLTITEMLRKTNVVGKFVEFFGTGTASLALPDRATIANMAPEYGATMGFFPVDDATIKYFKETGRDQSEIDLFQAYFKSQGLYGIPLTGSIDYTQVLTLDLSSVIPSLAGPKRPQDRINLGEIKNKFVELFNKPVTNNGYGKDNEDIYQRYQTQDIQKVDSDICISSDTVIDTVEEMAENTAINAAESKTAIRNVTEMTSNRPVHGKTDQYAKCIGSSVELGHGDVLVAAITSCTNTSNPSVLLAAGLLAKKAIEKGLSVKPHIKTSLAPGSRIVTDYLTITGLMPYLEQLGFYLAGYGCTTCIGNSGPLARPIEEAIIKNDLVCAAVLSGNRNFEARIHANIKANFLSSPPLVVAYAIAGTILKDLTQEPLGIGHNNQPIWLKDIWPNSTEIHDLLKFATNADKFRQLYGDLTKDHHLWNNITSVTGDVFDWPESTYIAQPPFFDEFSLQPSATSVSIKNAFALGIFGDSVTTDHISPAGSIKDTSPAGHYLLDHHVDKADFNSYGSRRGNHEVMMRGTFANVRIKNLMIPGSEGGITLCYAENPAAPVEMSIYDAAMKYQAQKIPTVVFGGAEYGTGSSRDWAAKGTQLLGVKAVIAVSFERIHRSNLIGMGVLPLQFKNNDTVQSLNITGDDQFDIEGLEKIEPQKDVTLIVRKKDGSSQTIKLLCRIDTPIEADYYNHGGILPYVLRKLMQ is encoded by the coding sequence ATGAATCATAATTTATTCAACACATTGAGCGAATTACCAAATAATAAATCAAGTCAATTGAAATATTATTCATTACCATCTCTAGAAAAAAATGGCATTGGAAAAATTTCCCGCCTGCCTGTCTCAATTCGAATTATTTTGGAGTCTGTACTTCGCAATTATGATGCAAAAAAAATTACCGAAGCACATGTACGCCAACTGGCAAATTGGCAACCCAATGCGGTCAGGACGGATGAAATACCTTTTGTGGTATCACGTATTGTTTTGCAAGACTTTACCGGCGTACCTTTATTAGTAGATCTGGCTGCTATGCGCAGTGCCGCAGTTAATCTTGGAAAAGATCCCAAACTGGTTGAACCTCTCGTTCCGGTTGATTTGGTAGTCGACCATTCCGTACAAGTTGATTATTACGGTACCAAAACAGCGTTGAGCAATAATATGGAAATGGAGTTTTCCAGAAACCATGAGCGCTATCAATTCATTAAATGGGGTATGCAAGCTTTTGATAACTTCAAAGTAATTCCTCCTGGAATCGGTATCGTTCATCAAGTCAATCTGGAATATCTTGCGCGAGGCGTACATCAGAAAGAAGGTGTTGTTTTTCCGGATACTTTGGTGGGTACGGATTCACACACCACTATGATCAACGGTATTGGCACCGTAGGCTGGGGAGTAGGCGGCATTGAAGCAGAAGCCGGTATGCTCGGACAACCGATCTACTTCCTTACACCCGATGTGATCGGTGTAAATCTTACGGGACATCTAACTGAAGGTGTTACCGCAACTGATTTGGTGCTAACGATTACTGAAATGCTGCGAAAAACCAATGTGGTCGGTAAATTTGTCGAATTCTTTGGTACAGGAACAGCTTCCCTCGCATTACCTGACCGCGCCACCATTGCCAATATGGCACCCGAGTATGGCGCCACAATGGGTTTCTTCCCAGTTGATGATGCAACAATCAAATATTTCAAAGAAACGGGAAGAGATCAATCGGAAATTGATTTGTTTCAAGCATATTTCAAATCGCAAGGACTCTATGGAATCCCATTGACAGGCAGCATTGATTACACACAGGTATTGACGCTTGACCTAAGTTCGGTGATTCCTTCCCTGGCAGGCCCTAAACGGCCACAAGACCGTATCAATCTCGGTGAGATCAAAAATAAATTTGTTGAATTATTTAATAAACCCGTCACGAATAACGGATATGGCAAAGATAACGAAGATATTTACCAACGTTATCAGACACAAGACATTCAAAAAGTAGATTCTGATATATGTATTTCATCTGACACCGTTATTGATACTGTTGAAGAAATGGCGGAAAACACTGCAATTAACGCAGCTGAATCTAAGACAGCCATACGAAATGTTACTGAAATGACCAGTAATCGGCCAGTCCATGGAAAAACAGATCAATACGCAAAATGCATTGGATCGTCCGTTGAATTGGGGCATGGTGATGTTTTGGTTGCGGCTATCACTTCTTGCACCAATACTTCAAACCCAAGCGTCCTACTTGCTGCAGGACTACTGGCTAAAAAAGCGATTGAGAAAGGGCTATCAGTAAAACCACACATCAAAACATCGCTCGCACCTGGCTCACGAATAGTCACGGATTACCTGACAATTACCGGATTAATGCCCTATCTTGAGCAATTAGGCTTTTATTTGGCCGGCTACGGCTGCACAACCTGCATTGGAAACTCTGGGCCGCTAGCTCGTCCGATCGAAGAAGCCATTATCAAGAATGATTTGGTATGCGCAGCTGTTTTGTCAGGCAATCGAAATTTCGAGGCGCGTATTCACGCTAATATAAAGGCAAATTTTCTATCTTCTCCACCTCTGGTTGTAGCTTATGCAATCGCAGGCACCATTTTAAAAGATCTTACCCAGGAGCCTTTAGGCATAGGCCACAATAATCAACCAATCTGGTTAAAAGATATATGGCCTAATAGTACCGAGATTCACGATTTATTGAAATTTGCGACCAATGCCGATAAATTTCGACAACTTTATGGTGATCTCACCAAAGATCACCATCTGTGGAACAATATCACTTCAGTGACCGGGGATGTATTTGACTGGCCTGAATCAACTTATATTGCACAACCACCCTTTTTTGATGAGTTTTCATTGCAACCCAGTGCTACCTCTGTCAGTATCAAAAATGCTTTTGCTTTGGGAATATTTGGCGATTCTGTTACAACTGATCACATTAGCCCAGCTGGCTCAATCAAAGATACTTCACCGGCCGGACATTATTTGTTAGATCATCACGTTGATAAGGCTGACTTTAATAGCTATGGTTCTCGTCGTGGCAATCATGAAGTAATGATGCGAGGTACTTTTGCCAACGTTCGAATCAAAAATTTGATGATTCCTGGTAGCGAAGGCGGTATCACATTATGCTATGCAGAGAACCCCGCTGCACCAGTAGAAATGAGCATTTATGATGCTGCGATGAAATATCAGGCGCAAAAAATTCCAACAGTTGTATTTGGGGGGGCGGAATATGGTACAGGTTCAAGTCGAGACTGGGCTGCAAAAGGGACTCAACTATTGGGAGTTAAAGCAGTGATTGCTGTCAGTTTTGAACGCATCCACCGCAGTAATCTGATTGGCATGGGGGTTCTTCCGCTACAATTTAAAAACAACGACACAGTGCAATCATTAAATATCACGGGAGACGATCAATTTGATATTGAAGGTTTGGAAAAGATTGAGCCACAAAAAGACGTTACTTTGATTGTCCGCAAAAAGGATGGCTCTAGTCAAACGATAAAGCTATTGTGCCGAATCGATACACCCATTGAAGCAGATTATTACAATCACGGTGGAATCTTGCCTTACGTGTTGAGAAAACTCATGCAATGA
- a CDS encoding helix-turn-helix domain-containing protein, with protein sequence MTNDSDKPIFERSCCPVACALDLLGDKWTLLIIRDLLRGKKRYQEFLESPERIATNILADRLKRIESAGLVIHQAYQQKPVRYEYALTKKGEDLTPILQALVKWGRAYYPDTKVFESVEK encoded by the coding sequence ATGACGAATGATTCGGACAAGCCAATTTTCGAGCGATCATGTTGTCCGGTTGCTTGTGCACTTGATCTACTAGGGGATAAATGGACATTGTTGATTATCCGTGACTTGCTGCGGGGTAAAAAACGCTATCAGGAATTTCTGGAATCGCCGGAACGGATTGCCACGAACATATTGGCCGATAGATTGAAGAGAATAGAATCCGCTGGACTTGTGATTCATCAAGCTTATCAACAAAAGCCGGTTCGTTATGAGTATGCTTTGACAAAAAAAGGAGAAGATCTGACGCCGATACTTCAGGCTTTGGTGAAATGGGGGAGAGCATATTATCCTGATACCAAAGTTTTTGAATCAGTAGAAAAATGA
- a CDS encoding DoxX family protein has product MLSTGYQKITALLNSGTDLFPLLILRLILAYEFWDAGFMKLNSKNWFDQLNFPYPLNLISDDSLWIMSTWLEIVGAIGLLLGLGTRFFTAALMVLTVVAIYTVHWPIEWHTLADLSKGFVITDSGFGNFKLPVMYLAMFMPLLFGGAGRLSIDYVINNYLRRKK; this is encoded by the coding sequence TTGTTAAGTACTGGTTACCAGAAAATAACTGCCTTGCTCAATAGCGGTACCGATCTATTTCCGCTTTTGATATTACGGTTAATCCTGGCCTATGAGTTTTGGGATGCAGGTTTTATGAAACTCAATAGTAAAAACTGGTTTGATCAGCTTAACTTTCCTTACCCTTTAAATCTGATCTCTGATGATAGCTTGTGGATTATGAGCACCTGGCTTGAAATTGTTGGTGCGATTGGTTTGTTGTTGGGATTAGGCACTCGTTTCTTCACCGCAGCATTGATGGTGTTGACTGTTGTAGCCATTTACACGGTACACTGGCCTATCGAGTGGCATACTTTGGCTGATCTCAGTAAAGGCTTTGTCATCACGGATAGCGGTTTCGGGAATTTTAAACTGCCTGTTATGTACCTTGCTATGTTCATGCCGCTACTATTTGGTGGCGCTGGAAGATTGAGCATAGATTACGTTATTAATAACTATTTGCGGAGAAAGAAATAA
- a CDS encoding glutathione S-transferase family protein codes for MIKLYQFERTWGIPNLSPFCCKIETYLRMTDIEYDIKPALPFSAPKGKLPFIEDGNEALGDSSFIVAYLKSTYQDLDKTLNDTERAISLAMQRLLDEHLFWAVMYTRWQYTDANWQINKKAIFGGLPPIIRDIAGSVWRQKIKQQIYGHGTGRHQAEEIFMLGKQDIDALSTTLDNKQYFLGNQPTTLDASAFGHLINIVRCPIESPLKEYALSKRNLTDYVDRIKEEYYHDL; via the coding sequence ATGATAAAGCTCTACCAATTTGAACGCACTTGGGGCATTCCAAACTTAAGTCCTTTTTGCTGTAAGATAGAAACGTATTTGCGAATGACCGATATCGAATATGACATCAAACCGGCACTCCCTTTTAGCGCACCCAAAGGCAAATTACCTTTTATAGAAGATGGCAATGAAGCTTTAGGTGATTCCAGCTTTATCGTTGCTTATCTCAAATCAACCTATCAAGATTTGGACAAAACGCTCAATGATACAGAACGAGCAATATCGTTAGCCATGCAACGCTTGCTAGACGAGCATTTATTCTGGGCTGTAATGTATACACGCTGGCAATACACTGATGCCAATTGGCAAATCAATAAGAAAGCAATCTTTGGAGGGCTCCCACCCATTATTCGAGATATCGCTGGCAGTGTGTGGCGGCAAAAAATAAAACAACAGATTTATGGGCACGGCACCGGTAGACACCAAGCTGAAGAAATTTTCATGCTCGGCAAACAAGATATCGATGCACTATCTACGACGCTTGATAATAAGCAATACTTCCTAGGAAATCAACCGACGACACTCGATGCATCCGCATTCGGCCACCTCATCAACATTGTTCGCTGTCCAATTGAATCGCCACTGAAAGAATATGCATTATCAAAGCGCAATCTGACTGATTATGTCGATCGAATCAAAGAGGAATACTACCATGATCTGTAA
- the galU gene encoding UTP--glucose-1-phosphate uridylyltransferase GalU → MKAIRKAVFPVAGLGTRFLPATKANPKEMLPIVDKPLIQFAAEEAVAAGIDVLIFIIGRNKNSIPDHFDKAFELETKLEEGKKQEMLGIVRNILPSHVDCVYIRQAEALGLGHAVLCAQSVVGDEPFAVLLADDLIDAGERTCLNQMVDIHNHHHCSVLGIERVEPETVNRYGIIDSSAMAERLTKVNAIVEKPAIDKAPSNLAVVGRYILTPRIFKLLEQTERGAGNEIQLTDGIAKLLKEETVLGYEFEGKRFDCGSKLGYLHATVEFALKHTELRKDFENYLRDLTEKI, encoded by the coding sequence ATGAAAGCGATAAGAAAGGCAGTATTTCCTGTTGCTGGACTTGGTACAAGATTTTTACCGGCAACCAAAGCTAATCCAAAGGAAATGCTGCCGATCGTTGATAAACCGCTGATACAATTCGCCGCTGAAGAAGCAGTTGCAGCAGGTATCGATGTGCTTATTTTTATTATTGGACGGAATAAAAATTCAATTCCGGATCATTTCGATAAGGCATTCGAGCTTGAGACCAAGCTGGAGGAAGGGAAAAAGCAAGAAATGTTGGGAATCGTGCGCAATATCTTGCCATCCCATGTCGATTGCGTTTACATTCGGCAAGCCGAAGCGCTTGGGCTTGGACACGCGGTTTTGTGCGCTCAATCAGTCGTAGGTGATGAGCCTTTTGCGGTACTTCTTGCCGACGATCTCATTGATGCGGGAGAACGCACTTGCCTAAATCAGATGGTAGACATTCATAACCACCATCATTGCTCGGTCTTAGGAATTGAACGAGTAGAGCCAGAAACTGTGAATCGCTATGGGATTATTGATAGTTCTGCGATGGCTGAACGGCTTACAAAAGTCAATGCGATCGTAGAAAAACCGGCTATTGACAAGGCACCCTCTAATTTGGCGGTAGTAGGGCGTTACATTTTGACACCTCGTATTTTTAAACTGCTCGAACAGACTGAACGTGGTGCAGGTAATGAAATTCAATTAACCGATGGAATTGCAAAGCTTCTTAAAGAGGAAACTGTACTAGGATATGAGTTTGAAGGAAAGCGTTTCGACTGTGGAAGTAAGTTGGGTTATTTACATGCTACTGTGGAGTTTGCATTGAAGCATACGGAGCTAAGAAAAGATTTTGAAAACTATCTTCGCGACCTAACTGAAAAAATATAG
- a CDS encoding Hsp20/alpha crystallin family protein → MAIVRYEPWGLLSQLQRELERSTVEGSTATAEWAPAVDIKEEADKFVIHADIPGVKPEDIDISMHDGVLTIKGEKKTEAKTENTGYKRVERTYGSFYRRFSLPDTANADAISAASKHGVLEVVIPKREAVQPKKISVTATES, encoded by the coding sequence ATGGCTATTGTACGATATGAGCCTTGGGGCTTATTAAGTCAATTACAAAGAGAACTGGAAAGAAGTACTGTCGAAGGATCTACGGCAACGGCAGAGTGGGCGCCCGCTGTGGATATCAAGGAAGAAGCCGATAAGTTTGTGATTCACGCCGATATCCCGGGCGTTAAACCGGAAGATATCGATATCAGTATGCACGATGGCGTGTTGACCATCAAAGGTGAGAAAAAAACGGAAGCCAAAACTGAGAATACTGGTTATAAGCGTGTAGAACGCACGTATGGCTCGTTCTATCGACGTTTTAGCTTACCGGATACAGCTAATGCCGATGCAATTTCTGCCGCATCGAAACATGGTGTGCTGGAAGTGGTAATACCCAAACGTGAAGCGGTACAACCTAAGAAAATCAGCGTCACGGCTACGGAAAGCTAG
- the galE gene encoding UDP-glucose 4-epimerase GalE, translating to MILVTGGAGYIGSHTCVELLNAGFDVTVFDNFCNSSPEALIRVEQITRKKLTLITGDCRDRGAMIKALKESQASAVIHFAGLKAVGESVENPTIYYDNNVVGTLRLIEAMQECQLKTLVFSSSATVYGDPVKLPLTEDHPLAPTNPYGRSKKMIEEMLCDLYQSDHSFKIAILRYFNPVGAHDSGLIGEDPRGIPNNLMPFVAQVAVGRQESLSVWGSDYPTPDGTGVRDYIHVVDLALGHLKALEALKIASEKRNSCLTINLGTGQGYSVLDVVRAYEKASKKNIPYRIAPRRPGDIASCYADPKRAHDVLGWQAKLGLDEMCANSWHWQSNNPTGYQQN from the coding sequence ATGATTCTTGTCACAGGCGGAGCCGGTTATATCGGATCACATACTTGTGTTGAATTACTTAACGCGGGTTTTGATGTGACTGTTTTTGATAATTTTTGTAATAGTAGTCCTGAAGCATTAATTCGTGTTGAACAGATTACGAGAAAGAAATTAACTTTAATTACAGGAGACTGCCGAGACCGGGGTGCTATGATAAAAGCGCTTAAGGAAAGTCAGGCATCTGCGGTGATTCATTTTGCTGGGTTGAAAGCAGTGGGTGAATCAGTTGAGAATCCAACGATTTATTATGATAATAACGTTGTTGGGACGTTACGGTTAATCGAAGCAATGCAGGAATGTCAATTAAAAACCTTGGTTTTTAGTTCTTCAGCAACCGTATATGGTGACCCTGTTAAATTACCTTTAACCGAAGATCATCCGTTGGCCCCAACCAATCCTTACGGACGTAGCAAGAAGATGATTGAAGAAATGTTATGCGATCTTTATCAGAGTGATCATTCATTTAAGATCGCCATTCTGCGTTACTTTAATCCAGTAGGTGCTCATGATAGTGGATTAATCGGTGAAGACCCGAGAGGTATCCCTAATAACTTAATGCCTTTTGTGGCTCAAGTGGCTGTGGGGCGGCAGGAATCGTTAAGTGTATGGGGTAGCGATTATCCTACTCCGGATGGCACCGGTGTGCGTGACTACATTCACGTGGTGGATTTAGCTCTGGGTCACCTGAAGGCCCTGGAAGCATTGAAGATTGCCAGTGAAAAGCGAAACAGCTGTTTGACGATTAATCTGGGCACGGGGCAAGGTTATAGTGTATTGGATGTTGTACGTGCTTATGAGAAAGCAAGCAAAAAAAATATTCCTTACCGTATTGCGCCAAGACGACCCGGTGATATCGCTTCTTGCTATGCCGATCCTAAACGTGCACACGATGTATTGGGATGGCAAGCAAAACTTGGTTTGGATGAAATGTGTGCTAACAGTTGGCATTGGCAAAGCAACAATCCCACTGGCTATCAGCAGAATTGA
- a CDS encoding dodecin family protein → MAVAKVIEISTSSNKSFEHAINEGIARACETISNVCGAWVKEQKLEIKNGKIVEYRVNLQVTFILESKKTVTKKVETKKIEPKKK, encoded by the coding sequence ATGGCTGTAGCTAAAGTGATCGAAATCAGCACAAGCAGTAACAAAAGCTTTGAACATGCTATTAATGAAGGCATCGCACGCGCTTGCGAAACCATTAGTAACGTTTGTGGCGCATGGGTCAAGGAACAAAAGCTAGAAATCAAAAACGGGAAGATTGTTGAGTATCGCGTTAATCTTCAAGTGACTTTTATCCTGGAAAGTAAGAAAACCGTAACGAAAAAAGTCGAAACAAAGAAAATAGAACCCAAGAAAAAGTAA
- a CDS encoding ABC transporter transmembrane domain-containing protein, with protein MADHSQSSESRRWLDIKMAAKFIAPYKRQVIYSLLALLFTATIMLSIGQGIRLLIDQGLATQSKDMLSQYVGIFLMLVAALAFGTFTRYYWVTWLGERVIADIRQAVFNHLIQLHPGFFEENRSLEIQSRLTADMTLLQTVIGSSISFALRNFIMMLGGMIWLFITNPKLTGLVLICVPLVVVPISIYGRRVRRLSRESQDKIADVGAYIGEVLGQIKTVQAYNHQSIDQQKFHDEVEEAFVIAKRRTMQRALLITIVILLVLGAVGMMLWVGGIDVIEGRISAGELAAFVFYSVIVGSAVAAISEIIGELQRAAGAAERTMELLQAASLIQSPVKPDTLSEVSGNIEIDRLCFSYPSRPETLVIDNLTLNIKAGETFALVGPSGAGKSTIFDLLLRFFDSQSGCIRLEGVDIHNLDLFALRRCFALVSQNPALFYGTIIDNLRYARPDASDIDVQAAAKAAYAHDFICKFQKGYETHLGDLGLGLSGGQKQRLAIARAILADAPILLLDEATSALDAQSEYWVQQALQRLMENRTTLVIAHRLTTVQSADRIAVLNHGRLDALGTHTELLQSSELYARLAALQLQR; from the coding sequence ATGGCTGATCACTCACAATCCTCGGAATCCCGTCGTTGGCTCGATATTAAAATGGCGGCCAAATTTATTGCACCCTATAAACGTCAAGTGATCTACAGCCTGCTGGCGTTGTTATTTACAGCAACAATCATGCTATCGATTGGACAAGGTATCCGTTTGTTGATTGATCAAGGATTGGCTACGCAATCAAAAGATATGTTGAGTCAATATGTGGGAATATTTTTGATGTTGGTAGCGGCTTTGGCTTTCGGAACATTTACCCGCTATTACTGGGTTACCTGGCTGGGTGAGCGGGTTATCGCAGATATCCGCCAAGCGGTATTCAATCACCTGATCCAATTGCATCCTGGATTCTTTGAAGAAAATCGCAGTCTTGAAATTCAATCTCGCCTAACGGCCGATATGACCTTATTGCAAACGGTTATTGGATCTTCCATCTCGTTTGCACTGAGAAATTTTATTATGATGCTTGGCGGCATGATCTGGTTATTTATCACGAATCCGAAACTGACCGGATTAGTATTGATTTGTGTGCCGTTAGTAGTCGTTCCGATTTCGATCTACGGTAGACGTGTTCGACGTCTTTCGCGTGAAAGTCAGGATAAAATTGCAGATGTAGGTGCTTATATAGGAGAAGTGCTTGGTCAAATTAAAACGGTACAAGCCTACAATCACCAATCGATTGACCAGCAAAAGTTTCATGATGAGGTAGAAGAAGCTTTTGTAATCGCCAAGCGGCGTACTATGCAACGCGCTTTGTTGATTACTATTGTCATTTTGCTGGTATTGGGTGCTGTGGGCATGATGTTATGGGTAGGTGGCATCGATGTGATTGAAGGTCGGATCAGCGCCGGGGAATTGGCTGCTTTTGTTTTTTATAGTGTCATTGTAGGATCAGCGGTTGCTGCGATCTCAGAAATTATCGGTGAATTGCAGCGTGCGGCCGGTGCGGCCGAACGGACGATGGAGTTGCTACAAGCAGCTAGTTTGATTCAATCTCCAGTCAAGCCCGATACATTATCGGAAGTTTCTGGAAATATCGAGATTGATCGTTTATGTTTCTCCTATCCATCGCGTCCCGAGACGCTCGTCATCGACAATTTGACTCTGAATATTAAAGCAGGGGAAACTTTTGCATTGGTGGGGCCTTCTGGTGCCGGAAAATCAACGATATTTGATTTGCTGCTGCGTTTTTTTGATAGTCAATCCGGTTGTATCAGGCTTGAAGGTGTTGATATTCATAATCTGGATCTTTTTGCCTTGCGTCGATGTTTTGCTCTGGTATCGCAAAATCCGGCACTGTTTTATGGCACGATTATCGATAATCTGCGATACGCGCGCCCTGATGCTAGCGATATAGATGTACAAGCAGCAGCGAAGGCAGCTTATGCGCATGATTTTATTTGTAAGTTTCAGAAAGGCTATGAAACACATTTAGGTGATCTGGGATTGGGTCTATCGGGCGGTCAGAAACAGCGCTTAGCCATTGCTCGTGCGATTCTAGCTGATGCACCGATTTTGTTATTGGACGAAGCCACCAGTGCGCTAGATGCGCAAAGTGAGTATTGGGTACAACAAGCGCTGCAACGATTGATGGAGAATCGAACCACGTTGGTCATCGCTCACCGGCTCACTACGGTACAGTCTGCAGATCGAATTGCCGTACTGAATCATGGCCGTTTGGATGCACTTGGCACACATACCGAATTGCTTCAATCGAGCGAGCTATATGCGCGTTTAGCGGCTTTACAATTACAGAGATAA
- a CDS encoding patatin-like phospholipase family protein: MSEKVKARMTSPGPKKILSCDGGGILGLISVEILAKLEADLRAQLGKPNLVLADWFDFVCGTSTGAMIATCISTGMSMDTIRAFYVSSGELMFDKASIFKRLHYSYNDEPLAEKLKFEINQALGRKKESLATLGDKGLRTLLMMVLRNHSTDSPWPVWNNPDAKYNQLDRKDCNLHLPLWQVARASAAAPTFFPPEVVTFAPETPGEYQFVFVDGGVTTYNNPAFLAFQMATAGPYQVNWKTGVDQLLIVSVGTGNAAKARSDLKASELWLIDHAKNIPAALMNGASAGWDMACRTLGACRFGAPIDRELGDMVQPLGAAESNWTGQKQFTYVRYDPDVSQTGLDALGLNTVKSENVQVMDSVKYISDIQRIGVTYAQKNVTLNHLHPFATSC; this comes from the coding sequence ATGAGCGAGAAAGTAAAAGCACGTATGACATCGCCTGGCCCTAAAAAAATTCTATCTTGTGATGGTGGAGGTATTCTTGGGTTAATCAGCGTGGAAATTTTGGCTAAATTAGAGGCAGATCTCCGTGCGCAACTTGGAAAACCGAATTTAGTGCTTGCGGATTGGTTTGATTTTGTGTGCGGCACGAGTACAGGCGCTATGATCGCCACATGTATTTCAACCGGCATGTCGATGGATACTATTCGTGCTTTTTATGTCAGTAGTGGAGAATTGATGTTCGACAAAGCATCGATATTTAAGCGATTGCACTACAGCTATAACGACGAGCCATTAGCAGAGAAGCTTAAATTCGAAATCAACCAAGCACTTGGAAGAAAAAAGGAATCGTTAGCAACGCTTGGTGATAAGGGGTTGCGTACATTACTGATGATGGTGTTGCGTAACCATAGTACAGATTCTCCATGGCCGGTATGGAACAACCCGGATGCAAAATATAATCAACTGGATCGCAAAGATTGCAATCTCCACTTACCATTATGGCAAGTAGCGCGTGCGAGTGCTGCAGCACCGACTTTTTTTCCACCTGAAGTCGTTACGTTTGCACCAGAAACACCGGGAGAATATCAATTTGTTTTCGTGGATGGCGGTGTAACAACTTACAACAATCCAGCTTTTCTTGCTTTCCAAATGGCCACTGCAGGACCTTATCAGGTCAATTGGAAAACAGGAGTTGATCAGTTATTGATCGTATCGGTGGGAACAGGTAATGCGGCCAAAGCACGATCTGATTTAAAAGCGAGCGAGCTTTGGCTCATTGATCACGCAAAAAACATACCGGCAGCTTTAATGAATGGAGCCAGCGCCGGATGGGACATGGCTTGTCGAACACTAGGCGCTTGTCGATTCGGCGCGCCCATTGATCGTGAACTTGGAGACATGGTGCAACCTCTTGGTGCTGCCGAATCCAATTGGACCGGCCAGAAACAGTTTACTTATGTACGCTATGATCCTGATGTCAGTCAGACAGGTCTTGATGCATTGGGTCTTAATACGGTAAAGTCAGAAAATGTGCAAGTTATGGATTCAGTGAAATACATATCTGATATTCAACGTATTGGGGTCACTTACGCTCAGAAAAATGTCACTCTGAATCACTTGCATCCCTTTGCTACAAGCTGTTAA